A genomic stretch from Lathyrus oleraceus cultivar Zhongwan6 chromosome 2, CAAS_Psat_ZW6_1.0, whole genome shotgun sequence includes:
- the LOC127123221 gene encoding zinc finger BED domain-containing protein RICESLEEPER 2-like — MDGHDSVMDFETEEHIGSTPPVSNNAGLLPQKRKNRSESWNHFTPKSSNTEMSKSAKCKHCDSLIKYNGGTSAMLAHLRRCSDNPDNAVNVTMHEPSSSSMENREAIVNSSPSVPKFDQEVSRMDLTKMFVAMELPFQKVEHPYLHRFIYGLQPKFKFPSRNTLARDILKNWDVDRGGKRACPPRESPQKNGAGRGEIIAKTVKKCLNGWELNRVLSVTVDNASSNDVGIQHLKRWLHSQNGIVLNGEYLHTRCCAHILNLIVKDGMKEVDDSIVRIRAAVRYVRRTPSRFQRFKKCIDHETIGYKGYVGRDCETRWNSTYLMLKGALKHNKTFTELEYRDRKYFNEMSKDKGVPRPEDWEHVELILPFLQIFHEATERISGSSYVTSNMYMLEVFGVGRSILNMCNLEDQKVRSMTIKMKAKYNKYWGKPDHLNMLLLIAMVLDPRCKLKLVAWMAARIYDTSDAEYLKTKLGSYLKSIFDEYSGRAVSRLGSSVNLSDECSTSETELQKYIQEEVENRPPNFDALEWWKNYILRQMPEVAHPLCQLLMIEDLNYEIRYSLYQLD, encoded by the exons ATGGATGGTCATGACAGTGTTATGGACTTTGAGACAGAAGAACATATTGGTTCTACACCTCCAGTTTCTAATAATGCTGGTTTGTTGCCTCAAAAGCGTAAAAATCGGTCAGAATCATGGAATCATTTTACACCGAAGTCGTCGAACACAGAAATGTCAAAGTCAGCAAAATGCAAGCATTGTGACTCCTTAATCAAGTATAATGGTGGAACAAGCGCTATGCTAGCTCATTTGAGAAGATGTAGTGATAATCCAGATAATGCGGTGAATGTGACGATGCATGAACCATCTTCAAGCTCCATGGAAAATAGGGAAGCCATTGTTAATTCATCCCCTTCGGTTCCCAAATTTGACCAAGAAGTTAGCCGAATGGACTTAACAAAAATGTTTGTAGCCATGGAACTTCCGTTTCAAAAGGTAGAACATCCATATTTACATAGGTTCATTTATGGCTTACAACCAAAATTTAAGTTCCCATCACGCAATACACTAGCACGTGATATTTTGAAGAATTGGGACGTGGataggggtggcaaacgggcatgcccgccccgcGAAAGCCCacaaaaaaacggggcggggaggg GAGAGATTATTGCCAAAACAGTTAAGAAGTGCTTAAATGGTTGGGAACTAAATCGTGTGCTTAGTGTTACCGTGGACAATGCATCTTCAAATGACGTTGGAATTCAACATCTCAAAAGATGGCTTCACTCTCAGAATGGCATAGTTTTGAATGGAGAATACCTTCATACACGTTGTTGTGCCCACATATTAAACCTTATTGTAAAGGATGGGATGAAAGAAGTTGATGATTCTATTGTAAGAATTCGTGCAGCGGTGAGGTATGTGAGGCGTACTCCTTCGAGGTTTCAGAGATTTAAGAAATGTATTGATCATGAAACAATTGGATATAAAGGTTATGTTGGGAGAGATTGTGAGACTCGGTGGAACTCAACATATCTAATGTTAAAGGGTGCATTAAAACATAATAAGACCTTTACAGAGTTAGAATACAGAGATCGGAAATATTTTAATGAAATGAGTAAGGACAAAGGAGTGCCTAGACCGGAAGATTGGGAGCATGTTGAGTTAATCCTTCCATTTCTACAGATATTTCATGAAGCTACAGAACGTATTTCAGGATCTTCTTATGTGACAAGCAACATGTATATGCTTGAGGTTTTTGGTGTTGGAAGAAGCATTCTGAACATGTGTAATTTGGAAGATCAAAAGGTAAGGTCAATGACTATAAAGATGAAGGCAAAGTACAATAAATATTGGGGAAAACCTGACCACCTTAACATGTTGTTATTGATTGCAATGGTATTAGACCCTAGATGTAAATTGAAGCTTGTGGCATGGATGGCAGCTAGGATTTATGATACTAGTGATGCAGAATATTTGAAAACCAAATTGGGTTCATATTTGAAGTCTATTTTTGATGAATACTCTGGTAGGGCAGTGTCTCGTCTAGGTAGTTCAGTTAATCTATCAG ATGAGTGCAGCACATCAGAGACAGAATTACAGAAGTATATTCAAGAAGAAGTAGAAAATCGTCCTCCAAATTTTGATGCGCTGGAGTGGTGGAAG AACTATATTCTACGCCAGATGCCGGAAGTTGCTCATCCTTTGTGTCAGTTGTTGATGATTGAGG ACTTGAATTATG AAATAAGATATTCTCTTTATCAACTTGATTAA